From Daucus carota subsp. sativus chromosome 6, DH1 v3.0, whole genome shotgun sequence:
ACATAATGACGTGGCAATTGAGGTGGagggttttaattggggtggttgaTGTGAATACAGGGGGCCTAATCCAATTAAAACCTcacacatgtcattatgtacacaattttgtatacaattatgtgcaccaagcattttccttatACTTTATCCTAACAAATATTCTTCTATGCTGGAGCAATGAACATATATACAACTGTATTGAGTTTAAGTCTGGTGTATATTCTTAGCTTGAGATTATATAATTAACACATACTACTATATTATGTTATAATCCTGTGCGTTATTTATTTCACAATTCATTATTGCATTATCGCAAGCATTTCAATTGCATAAGTTTTAGCTCTATTTGATTACTAAGCAAAAAACTGATCAATTTCTGAAAACTTTTAATTCAAACacgtataattatatacattcacCAACAGATTTTGGCAACCTAGCCATAGCTACCTAGATAGGTAGCACAGAAAAGTATATTGGCAATAATAATGGCAAAAGTGACATCTTCTTCACAGAAAGGAAGAACCTGATCAATAAACATGGTAAAGAAAAATGTATAGTCACTAGCAATAAATTGCAGGTCCTCTCATCATTTTTCAGCTATatctttgaaatatatatagagaaatATACATTTTGAAgccaacaaaaaaaataagctTCACAAATTTACAGCAGTCATATCTTCCCACTCAATAATAAAAAGACATAGGATAACAAACAAATTAAACTCTAGATAGGGCAAATGTAAAGAGAATTTAAAGGAAAAAGAACCACCCAATAATAAACTCCTAATTAGTAGTGTAGGCTGATCTGCAAAATTGTTCCTTGTTTTTTTTACTTGAATTTAGGTGTTTAACAAAACTCTTCCCCCAGGCGCAGTAATATATACTAGTACtgtaaatttatgaattttcaaGCTCCTGGCCAGTAAGATTGCACGAAAACTTTACCTTGACACACCAACACAGCATCACACATATGTAATGGAATAATTTTGCAGTTAGTCCACAGATGATGATTCTACCATGAAGCACCACTACCACCTAATCCTCCATTACTCCAGATTAGTCCAGAAGATTGAAGATGATCATCACCGCCTTCATCGTGGCGATTCAGTTCATCGTGAGCTGTACTTGTGGTTGGAACAACATCTGTCTGTTTCAGATCTTCAAAAGGGAAGTTGAACAGCTTCGGATGACTGGTATTAGAACTGTTCTCCTGGTGAACTCCTTGCAAAGTGCTTCCATATCCTCCTCGATTCCCTGAATCCTCAAACCCTTGGTGTTGATTTAGTGAGAAATTAAGCCCTGGGCTTGTTTTACTAAATTCTTGAAAAGGAAGGCCTGGTGATGATCCAGATGTTGATGCTGAGTAGAGTAGTCCAGTACCATTCGAATCCGAAACCGGAATCATGGACATGAAAGAGCTGAATCCTCTTCCACCGCTGATTCCGGATTTCAAAAACTGGgagaaattattttgagatgcaaGAGTAGAGTTGGGATACTCCGCGAATTCATGAGGCATGCCAAGGGTATAGCTAGGGTTTGTAATCGGCGGATAAGCTAGGTTAAGATCTTGACTACTCCCCTCATGGTAGATCTTAATATTAGGGTTTTGATGAGAACTAATGGTCTCGTGTCCTGCAGGAAGCTTCTTGGAcaccaaagaagaagaagaagatgaagatctcTTGTTTTTTCGCGAACCGCCGCCAACCGGAACACTCCTAAGAGATCCCCCTTCAGTCCAATACCTTCTACAAGTCTTGCAGAAGTATCTTGGCTGAGAAAGGCTGTAATTGTTGTAGTAGCAAAACTTCGTGTGAGTTGAATTGCACCTTGGGCAGTTTATAGCTTGGGGCTTTTGTGGCCTTGCAGAAGCTGAAATTGCCTTGTTACTTATATTAGTACTATCATTATTCCTTTGATGATCCACTACAGCTGCTCCGGAATTACTGTTACCTTCCATGGGGAGTTGCACTAGTCCAGTTCCCTGCAGGGGAATCAAGAAAACCCATGACTAAATAAGAATCAAATAAAAACAACAAATTAATGTTGGATAGTCACATATTTATATGTGCAATATAACTAGCAAAAGAAGCACAAAGAAACAAAAGTAAAAGAGAAATCTATTAACTTTTATTCATGATCTAATACTCTTTTTATGATCAGATGGTGGAAAAGAGAGGTTACAACAATCTAAGAAGCTAGCATAGTGGTTAACTAGTACTAGTATTAACTTTCAAGAACAAAATGAATTAAAGATGCtgaaaattcaaaaagatgatTATAGTGGGGGTAGTTGATGAATTATATAGCTTCATCCAATATCTCAGAGAAGAAAAAAGTGGcagtaattatataaatataaagagcTTTTGAACAAGGCAGCATGATGAAGAAGATTAAAGATGTTAGTACTCAGAAAAATCAAAGCAGAAAGAGAAGAATGATTTCATgtaatgaaaataataaaaacatgtTTTGCTTTAATTACCTGTGGCCACTGAGCAGTATCCATACAAgcagaagaggaagaaaaagcaAAGGATGGATGGGAGTGTTGCAAGTTAGCTAGAGATCAGATGGAGAAATCACCCACTTTTTTGCAGGATGGTCGTAAAGCAAGAAAGACAGTGCGTTTGGTGGTTCCATATGTTGGCTTTTCTATACGAAAGGTATTGGAGAGGTCTATTTGTCGATTTGTACACATCATGTACTAGTGCcatctttttttattaattttttaatgttaGTGTCTGTTTTTTTGGATTGGAGGATGTTCTGTGTTTATGCATATACATATACTCCTCATCATGCATGTCTACATGCaactatatactccctccgtccccctgagttatatacattgggggacggggacgcggcacggactttaatgctcttgtaaaatatagttctataacttatttttaggatttttcttttctgaataaaagtttgaatgttatatttttattcagaaaaagaaaatattaaaaataagttatagaactatattttataagagcattgaagtgcgtgtcgagcagtgaaaaagaaacgtatagaattaaatgggacagagggagtatacaaGCAACTAGATCAATATAAtacatttgattaaaaaatcaaattttactgaaaacttgtttgaaaacgtgcattttatttcaaataataagatttgattttgagttgtcatttcaaattttcaaatttatactaatatttgaataaattttaaattcatattttcagACAAATTATTTGTTCAAATTCAGAATAAAAAACATTCTGGTTCTCAAACGAACcaaattttatgttttgaaaatctggCATAAACTTGATGATTAAGGACTTCCTGGACAGTTTATATTGGAGATAAGTTGCATTAGTAGTTTCGTTGAGTGATGGAGTGGGATgatatatgtttaattaataCTGAGAATGTTGAGGTGCAGAGATTCCTTTTCTGACAGCAAATGGAAATGTGGAGGCAGGAAGAGAATGATTCTTCCTCTTCCTTTCTGCGCTCGTGTTATCTTTTTCTTTTCCGTTTTACGATTAACATACTCTCTTTCCTTCTTCCTTTAGTGAGTATCCCAGCTTTGTGTCGGCTGCTTTTTTATTCCATCTCCACATGTATATCTCTAATCTCTCATCACCTCCCTATCTCTCTATTTGGGTGTTTGGGCTGGATTTAAAAGTCACTCTTCtaaatttttaagttaaaaGCATTTATTCGTATtgttgtgtaaaaagtcgagaagcatttataaaaaattaaaatttttagtttttgtttcatgacttctatttTTTTCCGAAATACTTCattcacttataagtcttaatcaACTTCTAATTTTACTTCACTTTTAAGCTCACCAAACAGCCCCGTATATCTTTGTACAAACCTCTCCCTCTTTTGATCCACGTATATAGAACGCATAACATATGCACCCAAGCTCAACTGCATGTGCTACAGAGTTTTACGGCACCTCCAGCCCTCCAAAAATTggataaataaaatcataaataaaagtataaaaatttatattctaacCACGCATTTTCTTTTTAACcaatttatgattatatatattcgtCGAACGTGTATACTTATAAtgaaataatgtattttattttatggtaatttgaaacaaaatcgaTATCACCGAATACTTACATTTCAGCAAATTTTGAATAATCATTATCTATATCATTTTATCCAAAACCGTTATAGATGTCGTCAGATGATATTTTTCTTGACAGATAATTAACTAGCTCTGATAATATTCCGGAGATATTGACATGATTATGTGTAGTAATTTATGCACAACTGTTTAGATTAAAGGGATTATGTGTAGATTAAATTACTACACATGCCTGCTACGAACAAGAAAATATGCACTTCACCTTTACAGGAATTTTGTTCCGTACTTTTTATTCTCTTTACTACTTTTACTGGTTTACATTCGGTTCGTTATCCAAAAAATAGTACTCCAGACAAGTAATATAGtagtatataataatttaattagaaattgatttctatatataaattaatactaATAGAATTGTCAAATGCGTGCACGTACTTGTAAAAGAAAGCACGTATATAAATACCCGGCCCTAGGCCCTAGCTCTTCCATTCTTTACCAGTTTTTCGCAAACATATTCGGTGTTACTTCTGATTTGTGAAAGGATAGATGAATGGTACTCGTCAGTATTGAGTGACAGAGAACTTCTCGCATATTTTACATACAAATGATTATACATGAGTTTGCTCCGACAATTTTGATGCTATGATGAAATTTTGTGCTTAATCTAATTAGTTTAGTGGAGTGGAATTTATTTATGTGTAGATCTAATAGCCCACAAGCCAAAACACTTTAATTTGAGTGAAACCTGTGTATTGTCTTCGGTAGGGTTATACAAAATTTTCCGGTCCgtagaataaaatgaaaattggGGAGATGATTGAAGTAGATACTAATATGGTTGGATGACAAATATATCGATCGTAGGAATGTGGGTTCCATTTGCTTTCCTAGTGCTATGAAATTAGGTAAACTTTTAAACTTATTTCTTTTAGTGACAGAGACCTGACGGGTCTACTAAATTCACGGGCGAAAAATAACTAGAATTTTTACCCCAAATTATAGTTTAAATTGGATAATATAATGTAATGGTTTAATTATACTAGTCATAAACCCGTGCCGAGAATGAtcgattaaataatttaaaatttattatttaaaatttaatttataatttaattttattatttgtttaatattgtatattagATATCGTAATTTTTTGAATGGATAATTTATGATAATGAAAATTGAATTTGATTAAATCATATGTATCGTTTAGTTATATATTcgattacaaaatttattttgtaatattttttatattgtaaatcattagtataaataatatatttttttattatcgatctataatttttttaatattaatatgtgatgatgtgtttttaaatcatatttttttatattttatgttttttatattcatgtttgtattggagtaaaaTATGTTAGAGTTAGAGTTAAAAGGGTTACGATTGGTATTTGTTTTGAAGTAGAACGCGTTATAATTaagaagaaatattgtttatatgattatttatttttattttttaaaacatataaataaggTAATTCAGGAATGAAAAAGTATGTGACCAGATCAACCCAAATTTTAGTGCTAAAAATATAATGGAATCGAATTCGCAGACATTCAGTTCGGTTCTCTTCATTCTAGAACCGGATTTTGACCGGACCCTATATGAATcagtttttattcaaaattcgGGCCAGAATGGACTTTTACATGCTAGGTAAGCCCATTTAAGATCACAAACCGGACTTTTGTCAGGATCTGATCAAATTTTACTGGGCCGActcaaattttatgaaaaacagatttattaaaatttttaaatttaaaaggaGACTGGACCAGATTTTATCAGACTGGCTTTCTCCGAGTCATGTCAAGCCAGATTTTTGGGCCTGGCCTTTTTCAGCTGCTCTGAGCATGGAAATCTGATTTTATGATGCCTTAATTCCAATTGATGTTGTTATTCAGGAGATGTTTGAATTCATAAGCCAGACCTTATTCGGATGTTTGTGTAAGAAATCAAGAAACTAGTTTTTCTTCAtgatttctatttattttttatacattttaatcacttataaattttaattacattttaacttctactttattttattattttaattaacagACACTTATTTTGAACTGTGCTGGACGGCCCT
This genomic window contains:
- the LOC108224447 gene encoding dof zinc finger protein DOF4.6 isoform X2; the encoded protein is MEGNSNSGAAVVDHQRNNDSTNISNKAISASARPQKPQAINCPRCNSTHTKFCYYNNYSLSQPRYFCKTCRRYWTEGGSLRSVPVGGGSRKNKRSSSSSSSLVSKKLPAGHETISSHQNPNIKIYHEGSSQDLNLAYPPITNPSYTLGMPHEFAEYPNSTLASQNNFSQFLKSGISGGRGFSSFMSMIPVSDSNGTGLLYSASTSGSSPGLPFQEFSKTSPGLNFSLNQHQGFEDSGNRGGYGSTLQGVHQENSSNTSHPKLFNFPFEDLKQTDVVPTTSTAHDELNRHDEGGDDHLQSSGLIWSNGGLGGSGASW
- the LOC108224447 gene encoding dof zinc finger protein 2 isoform X1, encoding MDTAQWPQGTGLVQLPMEGNSNSGAAVVDHQRNNDSTNISNKAISASARPQKPQAINCPRCNSTHTKFCYYNNYSLSQPRYFCKTCRRYWTEGGSLRSVPVGGGSRKNKRSSSSSSSLVSKKLPAGHETISSHQNPNIKIYHEGSSQDLNLAYPPITNPSYTLGMPHEFAEYPNSTLASQNNFSQFLKSGISGGRGFSSFMSMIPVSDSNGTGLLYSASTSGSSPGLPFQEFSKTSPGLNFSLNQHQGFEDSGNRGGYGSTLQGVHQENSSNTSHPKLFNFPFEDLKQTDVVPTTSTAHDELNRHDEGGDDHLQSSGLIWSNGGLGGSGASW